Proteins encoded by one window of Vibrio algicola:
- a CDS encoding PTS sugar transporter subunit IIC: MSSINDALTNFIEQKVTPIAGRIGNQRHVTSIRDGFISALPFMIVGSFMLVFIFPPFSPDTSWGFAQTWLGFSNEYREQLMLPFNLSMGVMTFFISTGVAASLARHYDLDPLATGLLALMSFLLVAAPIEDGKLVMTYFGGPGIFTALITAIYATEVYAFLKRKNITIKLPPEVPAGVARSFEILIPVLVIILTLHPLNLFIEAETGMIIPQAIMSMLEPLVSASDSLPAILLAVLVCQILWFAGIHGALIVTGIMNPFWLANLAVNQTALANGMEPPVIFLQGFWDHYLLIGGVGSTLPLAFMLARSRSIHLKTVGKLSTVPALFNINEPLLFGTPIIMNPVMFIPFVCVPMINAVVAYFALKFDLVARVVSVTPWTTPGPIGASWAANWALSPVILCFICMAIAAVVYLPFIKAYEKQLLEDEAKQHAEETQGQTATA; encoded by the coding sequence ATGAGCTCTATCAATGATGCATTGACGAACTTTATTGAACAAAAGGTTACGCCAATTGCTGGGCGTATCGGAAATCAAAGACACGTAACTTCGATCCGTGATGGATTTATCTCTGCTCTACCTTTCATGATTGTTGGTTCATTCATGTTGGTGTTTATCTTCCCTCCATTTTCACCTGACACTTCTTGGGGATTTGCACAAACATGGTTAGGTTTTTCTAACGAATACCGCGAGCAATTAATGTTGCCGTTTAACCTGAGTATGGGCGTGATGACGTTCTTTATCTCAACTGGGGTCGCGGCAAGTTTAGCGCGTCATTATGATTTAGACCCACTTGCGACAGGCTTATTAGCGTTAATGTCTTTCTTATTAGTGGCCGCGCCAATTGAAGATGGCAAGTTAGTGATGACCTATTTTGGTGGGCCGGGTATTTTTACCGCGCTGATCACCGCGATTTACGCAACTGAAGTATATGCCTTCTTAAAACGTAAAAATATTACGATTAAACTGCCACCAGAAGTGCCTGCTGGGGTGGCTCGCTCGTTTGAAATCTTGATACCAGTATTAGTGATTATCTTAACACTTCATCCTTTGAACTTATTCATTGAAGCTGAAACGGGCATGATTATTCCGCAAGCGATCATGTCAATGCTTGAGCCTTTAGTCTCTGCTTCGGATTCGCTACCAGCTATTCTACTGGCGGTCTTGGTGTGTCAAATTCTATGGTTTGCGGGTATTCACGGCGCTTTAATTGTGACCGGAATTATGAATCCATTTTGGTTGGCTAATTTAGCGGTAAACCAAACAGCACTAGCCAATGGCATGGAGCCACCAGTTATCTTCCTACAAGGATTCTGGGATCACTACTTACTGATTGGTGGGGTAGGCTCTACGTTACCACTTGCGTTTATGTTGGCTCGTAGCCGCTCAATTCACCTGAAAACCGTGGGTAAGTTAAGTACGGTGCCTGCACTGTTTAATATCAACGAACCGCTATTGTTTGGTACACCAATCATTATGAATCCTGTGATGTTTATTCCATTCGTGTGCGTGCCAATGATTAATGCGGTAGTGGCTTACTTCGCTTTGAAATTTGATTTAGTTGCACGAGTCGTTTCAGTGACACCATGGACAACACCAGGGCCAATAGGGGCATCGTGGGCAGCAAACTGGGCATTGAGTCCTGTGATTTTATGCTTTATCTGTATGGCGATTGCCGCTGTGGTTTACTTACCATTTATCAAGGCGTATGAAAAACAGTTACTTGAAGATGAAGCCAAGCAACATGCGGAAGAAACTCAAGGTCAAACTGCAACTGCATAA
- a CDS encoding cysteine-rich CWC family protein, whose product MKTPCIAACKNNGGICSGCHRTMAEILNWSKMDDNQREEIMNKLSGEQTTHACPECGEANHCDIAAGKETCWCFEVEERELDKKHNICLCRKCLESKALV is encoded by the coding sequence ATGAAAACACCTTGTATTGCGGCATGCAAAAATAATGGCGGTATCTGCTCTGGTTGTCATCGCACTATGGCTGAAATCTTAAATTGGAGCAAAATGGACGATAACCAACGCGAGGAAATTATGAATAAACTTAGCGGCGAACAAACCACTCACGCTTGCCCTGAGTGTGGTGAAGCCAACCATTGTGATATTGCGGCAGGTAAAGAGACGTGTTGGTGTTTTGAGGTAGAAGAAAGAGAACTGGATAAAAAGCACAACATTTGTTTGTGTCGAAAGTGTTTGGAGAGTAAAGCATTAGTCTAA
- a CDS encoding PTS lactose/cellobiose transporter subunit IIA, with the protein MDLEEQVMGIIINAGQSKSLAFEALFAAKAGEFDKAEALMKESQEFANLAHLVQTKLIEADEGEGKTKMTLIMVHAQDHLMTSMLAKEMMAELIDLHKRLAA; encoded by the coding sequence ATGGATTTAGAAGAACAAGTTATGGGTATTATCATTAACGCGGGTCAATCAAAAAGCCTTGCCTTTGAAGCATTATTTGCCGCCAAAGCGGGTGAGTTTGATAAAGCCGAAGCGCTAATGAAAGAGTCACAAGAGTTTGCTAATTTGGCTCACTTAGTTCAAACCAAATTAATTGAAGCGGATGAAGGCGAAGGAAAAACCAAGATGACGCTTATTATGGTACATGCTCAGGATCACTTAATGACCAGTATGCTGGCAAAAGAAATGATGGCAGAGTTGATTGATCTGCATAAGCGTCTCGCTGCTTAA
- a CDS encoding LacI family DNA-binding transcriptional regulator, whose translation MATITDVSRLANVSKATVSRVMSGSRGVREDSRLAVLKAAQELNYSPNVAAQNLATQSSHYVGVVLNTSDAASVTSYLPAISRKLKAMNKLMLVQFAESVDEQQHALFELNSQCEAVIMINGTINTSAFENVLHMDGMLTDVQTSVGFDYQFAAESACRYLLGKGHRKIALLVDDLTQANCSELLNGYKNAIQNLSLPYDRRLVIEAKQNPEQSLLGLINSFTQYSAIVVKRDSYAAEAMRLMRQFNIQVPEDVSVISLEDSPLAQQLNPTVTCISHSSHQLAQVCMENLEQMLEKTSLKMKDSPLISGRLVCRESVADL comes from the coding sequence ATGGCAACCATCACAGATGTATCAAGATTGGCTAATGTATCAAAAGCGACCGTATCGCGTGTTATGAGCGGCAGTCGTGGTGTGCGTGAAGATAGTCGATTAGCTGTGTTAAAAGCTGCTCAAGAACTCAACTATAGCCCCAACGTTGCCGCGCAAAACTTAGCCACTCAATCGAGCCATTATGTTGGTGTGGTGCTCAACACTTCAGACGCTGCCAGTGTCACCAGTTACCTTCCTGCCATTTCGCGTAAACTTAAAGCGATGAATAAATTAATGCTGGTGCAATTTGCCGAAAGTGTGGATGAGCAACAACATGCATTGTTTGAACTGAATTCGCAATGTGAAGCGGTGATAATGATTAATGGCACCATCAACACTTCGGCGTTTGAGAACGTCTTGCACATGGATGGTATGCTCACCGATGTGCAAACTTCGGTTGGATTTGATTATCAATTTGCAGCAGAAAGTGCCTGTCGTTATTTACTCGGAAAAGGACATCGAAAAATCGCTTTGTTGGTAGATGATTTAACACAAGCCAATTGTTCTGAATTATTGAATGGTTATAAAAATGCGATTCAAAATTTGTCGTTGCCTTATGATCGCCGTTTAGTGATTGAAGCGAAACAAAATCCAGAACAATCGTTACTGGGTTTAATTAACAGTTTTACTCAATATAGCGCCATCGTAGTAAAGCGAGACAGTTACGCGGCTGAAGCAATGCGTTTAATGCGTCAGTTTAATATCCAAGTACCCGAAGACGTCTCGGTGATTTCCTTAGAAGATTCTCCGCTTGCTCAACAACTCAACCCAACCGTAACCTGCATTAGTCATTCTAGCCATCAATTGGCACAAGTGTGCATGGAGAACCTTGAGCAAATGCTTGAGAAAACCAGCCTAAAAATGAAAGATAGCCCGTTGATTTCGGGTCGCTTAGTCTGCCGTGAATCGGTTGCAGACCTTTAA
- a CDS encoding disulfide bond formation protein B yields MNRSQISLLNTLGMLGMAVVLLIALFAQLSLNELPCPLCLLQRIGFVMVLFGFMLNVVFGTQQRHYGVILFGAMFGAVAALRQVSLHVLPGTPGYGSPILGLHYYTWAFVLFMATIFAVGVLLALWNESWSDKDYQMSGMAKTLCIFSIVIVALNLLSTFIECGPYQCPDNPVTYWLLNL; encoded by the coding sequence ATGAATCGTTCACAAATCAGCTTATTAAATACCCTCGGCATGCTGGGAATGGCAGTCGTGCTATTAATCGCCCTATTTGCCCAGTTATCGTTAAATGAACTTCCTTGTCCTTTATGTTTATTACAACGTATCGGCTTTGTGATGGTGCTATTTGGCTTTATGCTCAATGTGGTATTTGGCACTCAACAACGCCACTACGGTGTGATTTTATTCGGCGCGATGTTTGGCGCGGTGGCCGCTCTTCGTCAAGTATCACTACATGTGCTCCCAGGTACTCCAGGTTACGGCAGCCCAATCTTAGGTTTGCATTATTACACTTGGGCGTTTGTCTTGTTTATGGCGACCATTTTTGCGGTTGGCGTACTGCTAGCACTATGGAATGAGTCTTGGTCAGACAAAGACTACCAGATGAGCGGTATGGCGAAGACGCTATGCATTTTTTCGATTGTTATTGTGGCATTAAACCTACTTTCTACCTTTATTGAATGTGGTCCATATCAGTGCCCAGATAACCCTGTGACGTATTGGTTACTTAATTTGTAA
- a CDS encoding anaerobic C4-dicarboxylate transporter, giving the protein MFYLHMLLLLAVIFTGIRFGGIAFGLLGGLGVTVLAFVFGVAPGTPPVSVMLIILAVVAASATLEATGGLKLLVKFAEKLLRKHPNQIVFLGPFCTYLLTILVGTGHSVYPLLPVIYDVSIKKGIRPERPMAMASVASQMGITASPIAAAAAVVMATAAKNDLDISLIHVLLVTIPATFVGLMAGCTWSLFRGKDLEKDQAYIERCKNPEFKAALIDDAADDENNIANSKQAKTGLTVFLCGIGVVVFVALFGKDLNLLPKGVGMSVAIQFLMLAVGAVILLCTKVQPKEIVKSNVFTAGMTAVIIIFGIAWMSDTIIEHHKPYLIEMVSDIVSVHPWTFALAMFATSVFLKSQAAVLTIMFPLGFSLGIPPEVLVGVIPACYAYFFFPFYPSDLAAITFDRSGTTSIGKYVLNHSFFIPGMIGVSTATVVGYFISTTILG; this is encoded by the coding sequence ATGTTTTACCTACACATGCTTTTATTACTTGCCGTGATATTCACTGGCATTCGATTTGGTGGAATAGCCTTCGGCTTGCTTGGCGGTTTAGGGGTCACCGTACTGGCGTTTGTTTTCGGTGTTGCGCCTGGTACTCCACCGGTTAGTGTGATGCTCATCATCTTAGCCGTGGTCGCAGCTTCTGCAACATTAGAAGCGACAGGTGGTTTAAAACTGTTGGTTAAATTTGCAGAAAAACTATTGCGTAAACACCCCAATCAAATTGTTTTCCTTGGTCCATTTTGTACTTACCTTTTAACTATCCTTGTTGGTACAGGGCACAGCGTTTACCCTCTTCTTCCGGTTATCTACGATGTCTCGATTAAAAAAGGGATCCGTCCAGAGCGACCAATGGCCATGGCGTCGGTTGCTTCTCAAATGGGGATCACCGCAAGCCCGATCGCTGCCGCTGCTGCTGTAGTGATGGCAACCGCTGCTAAAAATGATCTCGATATTTCACTGATCCATGTTTTGCTAGTGACGATCCCAGCCACATTTGTGGGTTTAATGGCCGGTTGTACTTGGAGTTTATTTCGCGGTAAAGATCTCGAGAAAGATCAAGCTTATATAGAACGTTGCAAGAATCCAGAATTTAAAGCCGCATTAATTGATGATGCAGCCGATGATGAAAACAACATTGCCAATAGCAAACAAGCAAAAACCGGCTTAACGGTTTTCTTATGCGGTATTGGTGTGGTGGTGTTTGTGGCATTATTTGGTAAAGATTTAAATCTATTGCCTAAAGGCGTAGGGATGTCGGTTGCGATCCAATTTCTAATGCTTGCCGTCGGTGCCGTGATTTTATTGTGTACCAAAGTTCAACCAAAAGAAATCGTCAAAAGTAACGTGTTCACCGCGGGTATGACGGCAGTGATTATCATCTTTGGTATTGCCTGGATGAGTGACACTATTATTGAGCACCACAAACCTTACTTAATTGAAATGGTGAGCGATATTGTGAGCGTACACCCTTGGACATTCGCATTAGCTATGTTTGCCACTTCGGTATTCTTAAAAAGCCAGGCGGCAGTGTTAACTATCATGTTCCCATTAGGTTTCTCGCTCGGTATTCCACCAGAAGTATTAGTGGGTGTTATTCCAGCTTGTTATGCTTACTTCTTCTTCCCATTCTACCCATCCGATCTGGCTGCAATCACGTTTGACCGTTCAGGTACTACATCAATAGGAAAGTATGTGTTAAACCATAGCTTCTTTATTCCCGGCATGATTGGTGTATCAACCGCGACCGTGGTGGGCTACTTTATTTCAACCACCATTTTAGGTTAA
- a CDS encoding PTS sugar transporter subunit IIC encodes MDQQTNRLLMKRVERHISPIANWLASSKHLIAIRDGFQISMPFIVVGSLFVPFIFPPFNPSNYPSINAFLLEYRAFFSTMFEHTMGLIALFIAFGASASLAKQYGIPERLSGLTGCVAFLLLTGTIEHASPGSYLGGNGLFTAIISSIYSIEVIRFFYRKGWYFDMPEEVPLITRNGFKLILPLLFIMLSLAIINLTLKHYTGLYFPQLITDIFKPLVIASDTLTAVLLSLLLCQLLWFMGIHGSLIVTGIMNPFWLSGLIANQTALAAGAPVPHIYLQGFWDYYLLIGGVGSTLPLVFMALKSRSKQLSSVGKIGLIPSMFNINEPILFGFPIIMNPMFFLPFVCVPLINATLAWHFTQLGLLDPFISMLPWSMPAPIGASLSSNGSWHNILMVLFAMFNSWMIYRPFFKVYEKQLISQETHSSS; translated from the coding sequence ATGGATCAGCAAACCAATCGACTGCTTATGAAACGTGTCGAACGTCACATTTCACCAATTGCTAATTGGTTGGCGAGCAGTAAACACCTAATTGCGATCAGAGATGGGTTTCAGATTTCGATGCCGTTTATTGTTGTGGGCAGCCTATTTGTTCCTTTTATTTTTCCGCCCTTTAATCCTTCGAATTACCCAAGCATTAATGCGTTTCTATTAGAGTACCGAGCATTTTTTTCTACCATGTTTGAGCACACCATGGGGTTAATTGCTTTGTTTATTGCCTTTGGTGCCAGTGCCAGTTTGGCCAAGCAATATGGTATTCCAGAACGTTTATCAGGCTTAACAGGTTGCGTGGCTTTCTTATTGTTAACCGGAACCATTGAACACGCATCACCTGGCAGTTACCTAGGTGGTAATGGTTTATTTACCGCTATTATTTCAAGCATATACAGTATTGAAGTGATCCGATTTTTTTATCGCAAGGGATGGTATTTCGATATGCCAGAAGAAGTACCGCTCATTACCCGTAATGGTTTTAAATTAATCTTACCTTTGTTATTTATCATGTTGTCTTTGGCGATAATTAACTTAACTTTAAAACATTATACTGGTTTGTATTTTCCGCAATTAATCACTGACATATTCAAACCTTTGGTGATTGCCAGCGATACATTAACCGCCGTGCTTCTCTCGCTATTGCTTTGCCAACTGCTGTGGTTTATGGGGATCCACGGATCATTAATTGTTACCGGCATTATGAATCCGTTTTGGCTCAGTGGACTTATTGCCAACCAAACAGCGTTAGCCGCAGGTGCGCCGGTTCCTCATATCTATTTGCAAGGTTTCTGGGATTATTATTTGTTAATTGGTGGAGTGGGTTCGACTTTGCCTCTGGTTTTTATGGCGCTAAAAAGTCGTTCAAAACAATTAAGCTCAGTGGGAAAAATAGGGCTTATTCCCTCTATGTTTAATATCAACGAACCGATTTTGTTTGGATTTCCGATTATCATGAACCCAATGTTCTTTCTTCCTTTCGTATGTGTGCCATTAATCAACGCCACTCTTGCATGGCATTTTACTCAGCTTGGTTTGTTAGACCCTTTTATTTCAATGTTGCCTTGGTCGATGCCCGCCCCGATTGGTGCATCGTTATCTTCAAATGGGAGTTGGCATAACATCTTGATGGTGCTGTTTGCGATGTTTAATTCTTGGATGATTTATCGACCTTTCTTTAAGGTGTATGAAAAACAATTAATTTCCCAAGAAACTCATTCTTCTTCATAG
- a CDS encoding DUF5993 family protein: MMSLLFLVFLVAMICVLTKKKSLAYALFTVGMVLSLFWLNHHATDPLSILL; encoded by the coding sequence ATGATGAGTTTGCTTTTTTTGGTTTTTCTGGTTGCCATGATTTGTGTGCTAACTAAGAAAAAATCACTGGCGTATGCCCTTTTCACTGTTGGTATGGTTCTTAGCTTATTCTGGCTAAATCACCATGCAACTGATCCTCTTTCCATTTTACTATAG
- a CDS encoding PTS sugar transporter subunit IIB, with translation MKKIMLCCSAGMSTSMLMKKMIAEADKRGLEVDIQAFGASEFDQHAPHFECVLLGPQIKYMQADLQKKADPYGIKVEPINMMDYGMQKGDKVLDHALSLIG, from the coding sequence ATGAAAAAAATTATGCTTTGTTGCTCTGCTGGTATGTCGACCAGCATGTTAATGAAAAAAATGATCGCGGAAGCCGATAAGCGTGGTTTGGAAGTGGATATTCAGGCTTTTGGAGCATCAGAGTTTGACCAGCATGCCCCTCATTTTGAATGTGTCCTTTTAGGTCCACAAATTAAATATATGCAAGCCGATTTACAAAAGAAAGCGGATCCATACGGCATTAAAGTAGAACCAATCAATATGATGGATTATGGCATGCAGAAGGGCGATAAAGTCCTCGATCATGCATTATCTTTGATTGGCTAA
- a CDS encoding glycoside hydrolase family 1 protein, with protein sequence MMQHQFPKNFWWGSASSATQTEGAAFEDGKGENIWDHWYKTQPNRFFGDVSATDASTFYQHYRSDIALMKEIGHNSFRTSISWSRLIPNGCGEVNPKAVEFYNNVIDEMLAQGIEPFINLFHFDMPMAMQEIGGWESRKVVEAYTEFAATCFELFGDRVKYWFTFNEPIVPVEGGYLYDFHYPNVVDFGRAVTVGYHTMLAHAKAVAKYRQYQQKNQQQEGQIGIILNLTPSYPRSQNPADLKAANIADLLFNRSFLDPSVTGEFPQGLVDLLTEHGQMPVCETGDREIIAAGKVDILGVNYYQPRRVKARLTAVDTNGPFMPEWFFENYEMPGRKMNPHRGWEIYEKGIYDIMTNLRENYGNIPCFISENGMGVEGEDKFLKDGQIQDTYRIEFIQDHLSWLHKAIQEGSDCRGYHLWTFIDNWSWNNAYKNRYGFYSLDLATQTRTKKLSGEWFAEVSKNNGF encoded by the coding sequence ATGATGCAACATCAATTTCCGAAAAATTTTTGGTGGGGAAGCGCTTCGTCTGCGACACAAACAGAAGGTGCTGCATTTGAAGATGGTAAAGGTGAAAACATTTGGGACCATTGGTACAAGACACAACCGAATCGATTCTTTGGTGATGTCAGTGCAACCGATGCGTCGACGTTTTACCAACACTATCGTAGCGATATTGCGCTAATGAAAGAGATTGGACATAACTCTTTTCGTACCTCTATTTCATGGTCTCGTTTAATTCCCAATGGTTGTGGTGAGGTTAACCCTAAAGCGGTTGAGTTTTATAACAATGTAATTGACGAAATGTTGGCGCAAGGCATTGAACCTTTTATTAACTTATTTCATTTTGATATGCCAATGGCAATGCAAGAAATAGGCGGCTGGGAAAGCCGTAAAGTGGTCGAAGCCTACACTGAGTTTGCCGCAACGTGTTTTGAGTTATTTGGTGACCGAGTTAAGTATTGGTTTACCTTTAACGAGCCCATTGTGCCGGTTGAAGGTGGTTATTTATATGACTTCCATTACCCGAATGTTGTAGATTTTGGTCGTGCGGTCACCGTCGGTTATCACACTATGTTAGCGCATGCTAAAGCGGTAGCGAAATACCGTCAATATCAACAAAAAAACCAACAACAGGAGGGACAGATTGGCATTATTTTAAACTTAACGCCGTCTTACCCTCGCTCGCAAAACCCTGCTGATTTAAAAGCGGCCAATATTGCGGACCTGTTGTTTAATCGTAGTTTTCTAGATCCATCAGTAACCGGTGAATTTCCTCAAGGGTTAGTTGATTTGTTAACTGAACATGGTCAAATGCCTGTGTGTGAAACCGGCGATCGTGAGATCATTGCGGCAGGGAAAGTAGATATACTTGGGGTGAATTATTATCAGCCTCGCCGAGTCAAAGCGCGATTAACGGCTGTTGATACTAATGGTCCATTTATGCCGGAATGGTTCTTTGAAAACTATGAAATGCCAGGGCGTAAGATGAACCCTCATCGTGGCTGGGAAATCTACGAAAAAGGCATTTATGACATCATGACTAACTTACGTGAAAACTACGGCAACATTCCATGCTTTATTTCAGAGAATGGTATGGGTGTTGAAGGTGAAGATAAGTTTTTGAAGGATGGACAAATCCAAGACACATACCGAATCGAGTTTATTCAAGACCACCTGTCTTGGTTGCATAAAGCGATTCAAGAAGGATCGGATTGTCGCGGTTATCACCTTTGGACCTTTATTGATAATTGGTCTTGGAATAATGCTTATAAAAATCGTTATGGCTTCTATAGCTTAGATTTAGCCACGCAAACCAGAACCAAAAAATTAAGCGGTGAGTGGTTCGCAGAAGTATCAAAAAATAATGGTTTTTAG
- a CDS encoding glycoside hydrolase family 1 protein yields the protein MAFQNNFLWGSASAAYQIEGGASLDGKGPSIWDTYSRIPGNTFKNTTGEVAIDFYHQFEQDIDLMKEMGLNAYRFSVSWPRVMADGRTVNPKGVEFYHKVIDKLIEAGVEPILTIYHWDLPQTLQDEYAGWESREIIKDFTNYCELLYQEFGNKVKYWVTMNEQNIFTGLGYVQKLHPPKVSDYQRFINANHIASLANASAIKLFRDMDIEGQVGPSFAYGPTYAKSEKPEDVIAMENAQEIENFLWMDVYAKGEYPRIGLKLLENLGIKVDFQPGDKELLKAGVCDFMGLNYYQSATYIDPNNKQENVQAGNAAQVSIVSDVKAIPTEELYARADNDYLKMTDWNWAIDPNGLRVSLRRITSRYGLPVLISENGLGAFDTLTEDGKVHDDYRIDFLKQHVEAIEAAIDDGCEVLGYCTWSFQDLFSWLNGYAKRYGFVYVDRDEESEKELKRYKKDSFYWYQKVIESNGKTL from the coding sequence ATGGCATTTCAAAATAATTTTCTATGGGGTAGTGCATCCGCGGCCTATCAAATTGAAGGCGGCGCAAGTTTAGACGGTAAAGGCCCATCAATTTGGGATACCTATTCACGTATTCCGGGTAACACCTTTAAAAATACCACTGGCGAAGTGGCGATCGACTTCTATCATCAATTTGAACAAGACATCGATTTAATGAAAGAAATGGGTTTAAACGCCTATCGATTTTCAGTCTCTTGGCCACGCGTCATGGCGGATGGTCGTACTGTCAATCCAAAAGGGGTTGAGTTTTATCACAAGGTTATCGACAAGCTGATCGAGGCTGGCGTTGAGCCTATCTTAACCATCTATCATTGGGATCTTCCACAAACACTACAAGATGAATATGCAGGTTGGGAAAGTCGCGAAATCATCAAAGATTTCACTAATTATTGTGAATTGTTATATCAAGAATTTGGCAATAAAGTGAAGTACTGGGTCACGATGAATGAACAAAATATATTCACGGGGTTAGGTTATGTACAAAAGCTACACCCACCAAAAGTATCAGATTATCAACGTTTTATTAATGCTAACCATATTGCCAGTTTAGCCAATGCCAGTGCGATTAAATTATTCCGTGATATGGATATTGAAGGACAAGTAGGACCAAGTTTTGCCTATGGACCAACCTACGCAAAAAGTGAAAAACCAGAAGATGTGATCGCGATGGAAAACGCCCAAGAGATCGAAAACTTCTTGTGGATGGATGTTTATGCTAAAGGTGAATACCCTCGAATTGGTTTAAAACTACTTGAAAATCTAGGCATTAAAGTTGACTTCCAACCTGGGGATAAAGAATTACTCAAAGCTGGTGTGTGTGATTTCATGGGGTTGAATTATTATCAATCTGCCACCTATATCGACCCTAATAATAAGCAAGAAAATGTGCAAGCTGGTAATGCGGCTCAAGTGTCGATTGTGTCTGATGTAAAAGCTATCCCAACTGAAGAGTTATATGCTCGCGCCGATAATGACTATTTAAAAATGACCGATTGGAACTGGGCTATTGACCCAAATGGTCTACGTGTATCGTTACGCCGTATTACCTCACGCTATGGTTTGCCGGTACTGATCAGTGAAAATGGTTTAGGCGCATTTGATACCTTAACCGAAGATGGTAAAGTGCACGATGATTACCGTATCGATTTCTTAAAGCAACATGTTGAAGCGATTGAAGCCGCGATTGACGATGGCTGTGAAGTATTAGGCTACTGCACTTGGTCATTCCAAGACTTATTTAGTTGGTTAAATGGTTATGCTAAACGTTACGGATTTGTTTATGTCGACCGTGATGAAGAAAGTGAGAAAGAGCTAAAACGCTACAAAAAAGACAGTTTTTACTGGTATCAAAAAGTGATTGAGAGTAATGGTAAAACGTTGTAA
- a CDS encoding winged helix-turn-helix domain-containing protein → MQLMDQIYPDSRIVTDRTIDSHIKNLRKKLTDINPDTDCIKSIYGMGYKFEISA, encoded by the coding sequence ATACAATTAATGGATCAAATTTATCCCGACAGCCGGATCGTGACCGATCGCACCATCGATAGCCACATAAAAAACCTACGCAAAAAATTAACGGATATTAATCCAGACACCGATTGCATTAAATCGATTTATGGTATGGGTTATAAGTTCGAAATTTCTGCTTAA